CCGGGCCCACTGTTGGGCGAGGGTCGGGTCGAACGCGTGGGTCATTGGTGTGTGGGCTGTTCCGTCTCCCGGACGTAGTCCTGATGCCGCCGTACCACATCTGCCACTATCGGTTCCTCGATCTCCAGCCCGGACAGGGCCTGATCCTTCGTCAGCACAATTTCGTAGTTGCTGCTAGGCGTCACGAACACAACACGGTTCTTGCGCGTCTGCAGTATGTTCGCGATCACTAGCTTGTGCTTGTACTTGTTGAGACTTTCGCGGGATTTGGCGATCAGCAACGCTTCGTCCGTTTCCAGCTTAAACGACACAACGTACGCAAGCGGCACCCAGAGGCTCACGAGCGGGGCCAGCATCTTTGGCACGAGCTGGAGCGATATCGTCGGTGCACCGTGCCCGGACTGTATCTTGTGCGTTGGCATCTCATCCTGTGGCACGTAAAAGTCGGAAACGGCAGCGGCCAGAAAGAGCACCGCATGCCGCTCGAACGGTGCCAACGATTCGCAGGCCGCACGCAACAGCCACATGTAGTCGACCACGCTAGTGAAGGTGATGTACAGCATCCGGTGCGTTTCCTGGGCATTTTTGTATTTGTCTAGCACCGGTGCCAGCACATCCACCGAGTCTGGTttcactgaaaaaaaaaaatgcggaaGTGGTCCATGAATCCATTATGCTGTGTCTGCTACGTTTTCAATTCGCATGGACCCCGTGTTGCCGTGCCATTCGAGcaaaaaatgtagataataAACAGGAATTGAAGGATATCTTCATTAACCATGTTCCTGCCTTTGTGTCCGTATACTTCTTCCATAATAGAAGcaaagaaaggaagcaaaaagcaatctaataataaaaatatttgcaagGAATAGTACAAATGTTGGCAAAGAACGAATCCTATATAAAACTATAGcaatcttttcgttttttttcacgttTATTGAAAAGTATACCAAAGAAGTATAAAACTTACCAGTAATTGTGGTGCTCATTCCTTCCTCGTGCAGCTCCAGCATATCGAGCAGCTGCTGGCCGGTGAAGTGGCGTGAAAACGGCTCCAGTGATTTGCTTCGATGCATAAATATAACGGCGTACCCATGCTCAAGAAAGTACTCGGCCGAAGCAGACCCACGGTTGCCGGCACTGAAGTTATCCACAAAGCGCACCGTGTTGTGCTCCAATGGAACGGTCGTACCACCGGACTGTAatataccaaccaaaacacatTAGCTagtggatgggattttaaatACGAATTTTTGTTAACAATTCCATTTTAGTAACAATAAGATTGGAATTTTTGCTCTACGGCACCGACGACTTCAGTTAATACTTTCTAAGTAGATATTTTGGaaaatatacttttttttgttttcgttagaacggccttatcgacttattttgccacatagccggatagtcagtccttgctacgggggattggcccggatgggattttggtccggtccgttcgtgtgaagaccggcaccgctaccatcatgccaccgggccgccaaTTTTGGAAAATATACTACTCCCAGGAGAACAGAGACGCACGAACCGCAGCACGAAAAACtagaaaaaatgatatcaCATTTTATGACATCGCTattaaatatgataaaaaCTTAATCAAGAAGGATTTTCGTTTGATTAAGGATTGAGAAGGATTGAGAAGGATTGTTGTCCCCACAGGATAGGACAACAACGGTCCGGCCTTTTGCAAATGGACAATGATAATCACGATTTATAAAGCTTAAGCagattaaagaaataaaaaaagaaaatttgggATAATAACTTCAATGATCTATAAACAGATTCTACATTAcaatgaaatacaaaaaaaacactctagGAGTTTGAAATATATAAGAATTAAaacttaataaaagaaaacaattcttGACAAGAatgttttgacaaaaaaaacaatagcacTAAACTAACTGCACATAGCACATAAACAAGAAAAGTAAATAGAACTTATGAAGAAAACGATATGGAGATGCGagaaataacataaaaaaggataaactATCTCAAAACAACATTCTGTTTCCAATGAAGAGAGTCTAACCACTTGCCAACGGAATTGACAGTTGGTGTGTTATCTTAAGGAAAACAGTTTTGCAGGAAACAGGCAGGACACAT
This region of Anopheles marshallii chromosome 2, idAnoMarsDA_429_01, whole genome shotgun sequence genomic DNA includes:
- the LOC128707667 gene encoding phosphopantothenate--cysteine ligase, translating into MTSHWEDFYATHLPPNCFEDNRSLLKEFCDRHYKLKSPIVLVTSGGTTVPLEHNTVRFVDNFSAGNRGSASAEYFLEHGYAVIFMHRSKSLEPFSRHFTGQQLLDMLELHEEGMSTTITVKPDSVDVLAPVLDKYKNAQETHRMLYITFTSVVDYMWLLRAACESLAPFERHAVLFLAAAVSDFYVPQDEMPTHKIQSGHGAPTISLQLVPKMLAPLVSLWVPLAYVVSFKLETDEALLIAKSRESLNKYKHKLVIANILQTRKNRVVFVTPSSNYEIVLTKDQALSGLEIEEPIVADVVRRHQDYVRETEQPTHQ